A genomic stretch from Vibrio coralliilyticus includes:
- a CDS encoding class II glutamine amidotransferase — translation MCELLGMSANVPTDICFSFTGLMQRGGNTGPHRDGWGITFYEGKGFRNFKDPTPSCDSKIAELVQNYPIKSCAVISHIRQANRGAVNLENTHPFTRELWGRYWTFAHNGQLTDYQSLVTGRHRPVGQTDSELSFCWLLKQMEDTFPEPPQDMVGVFRFVAKCCDKLREKGVFNMLLSDGEYVMTYCTNHLYWITRRAPFGKAALLDEDVEINFQEETTPNDIVSVIATQPLTGNETWHRMKPGEFGIFHLGELADGNAAELVDVPFAPKKVESQAPTEPLE, via the coding sequence ATGTGTGAATTGCTCGGAATGAGCGCTAATGTACCAACTGATATCTGTTTTAGCTTTACAGGGCTTATGCAGCGAGGGGGCAATACTGGTCCGCATCGTGATGGTTGGGGCATTACTTTTTATGAAGGTAAAGGCTTTCGTAACTTTAAAGATCCTACACCAAGTTGTGATTCTAAGATTGCTGAGCTGGTCCAAAATTATCCAATCAAAAGCTGCGCGGTAATTAGCCATATTCGTCAGGCGAATCGCGGAGCGGTGAATCTTGAAAACACACATCCGTTTACCCGAGAATTATGGGGGCGTTATTGGACCTTTGCTCACAATGGTCAGCTAACAGATTATCAAAGCTTAGTGACAGGAAGGCACCGCCCAGTTGGTCAAACCGATAGTGAGCTCTCTTTTTGTTGGCTATTAAAGCAAATGGAAGACACATTTCCTGAACCCCCGCAGGACATGGTCGGTGTATTCCGCTTTGTCGCTAAGTGTTGTGATAAGTTACGCGAAAAAGGGGTGTTTAACATGTTGCTGTCTGACGGTGAGTACGTCATGACCTATTGCACTAACCATTTGTATTGGATTACGCGCCGTGCGCCGTTTGGAAAAGCAGCTTTACTTGATGAAGATGTGGAAATTAACTTCCAAGAAGAGACCACACCAAACGATATTGTTTCGGTGATTGCGACTCAGCCTCTCACTGGTAATGAAACTTGGCACCGTATGAAGCCGGGGGAGTTTGGTATTTTTCATTTAGGCGAATTGGCGGATGGT